The Dreissena polymorpha isolate Duluth1 chromosome 8, UMN_Dpol_1.0, whole genome shotgun sequence genome includes the window TGGTTACTCACAATGTTAGACAGGTATGAGCGAACTGTGTATGATAGTGTTTGTATTCGATTGTTTTTAAGATTTAGAAAGGTCAAATttcttaaattatgcaaattaagATCGAAGTTGTCTAGGTAATTTTTCGAGATATCAATTACCCTCATGCTGGCACATTGAGTTAATAGTGACTCCTTTAAATTGTatatcatattctttgatatattAAGTGTTTCTAGATTTTTCAGAGGTAAAAATATATCCATAGCTTCTTCAGTTCCTAATGCGTAGCCTAAACGATTGTATTTCATATCGAGGTATTTTAAAGATATTGTGTCTCTAAATGCTGTCAGCGACACGTTTTCTATAAGATTGTCAGATACATTCAGAAACGTTAAATTGAACAAAGAATGTAGATCGTCGTCGTctaatatttgtatttgattggACGAAATGTCAATATATTCCAAAACATTTTGCGTGTCTCCGAACACAGAAATGCTTAAAGAAGACTTCAATCCGGTAAATATAAATGTCTTCATACTTATTACCGAAAGATTAAAAGCTGCATTTGTTTCACGACGCGCGCGTTCTGCAGCAACTCTATTTTCATTCCAGACCTGAAACTGATTTCCGCAATCTAGCTCTTCAATGCTCGGATTAGTTAATATGAGTTTATCGAGAAAAAAcgcattaaataacatattttgtcGTAAACTCAAAACTTTCAGTGTAtaagattttgaaaataaaggattGTGATAATCTATCAAATCGATACAATTGGAATCCATATACAATTCCGTTAAATTTACTTGATTAATGTACAGCAAGTTATTGTTATCTAACTTGTTAACCGATTCAAAAGGATCAGTTATCTCATTTATGTTCAGTATTTTAACCGTACTGTTGATTAAGGCCTTCGCTATGGGACCTAACAATTGGGTCATTCCCAACCGGATATTGCTCGAAATATCAAGGTTCTCTAAGGATTTAAGTTGTGAAAGAGCAACTGGTGATAGTGATGACAAATTACATTTCCTCAACGAGAGAGTTTGCAGTTTGGGCAGCCCACTGAACGTATCATCTTCTATAACGTCTATGTCACATCCCCAAGGAGGTTTACCTGCCAGAACTAATGTAGACACGTTGGTATTTAAGAAGTTTTCGTCAAACTTTATCTTTCTAAATCCATCGATGGCaagaaaatttaaattaattaaatttcgGAACGTCCTGCCGATGAGTTTTGAATCACTATTCTTTTGAACATTGGCATGCACAGTAAGTACGCGAAGATTTTTCAGGGAATCGAACGTCCCTATTGGAATATgaatttgcaaaacaaacatatggTTATGATCTAAATGTAATTCCATCAGATCAGTTAGGTCTTCAAATGTGTCCGAATCAAGGCATTCTATACTATTGTATTGCAAGTTCAggtattgcaaaatgtttaagccTCGGAAATTGCCATATTTCACTTCAGAAATATAATTGTATGAATAATCTAGCCAAAAGGTATTTTGACTAACAGTTTGGAACGCGTTTTCTAGACTTAAGTACGAGCAATCCACATACAAATATTCTTTATGATCCTTCGTACAGTTGCATGTATTGCAGACGACTGGTGAAGTAGGTCCAAGAACCTGCAGGGACTTTTCAACCACCGTCCATTTCATTCCACTTGACCGTCGCGACCCAATATATGCAGCGCCATCGGATAACTTCGCTGGATTTCTATTTGGCAACCATTCAGTCTTTATCAACGTGATTTGATTTACTAAGAACGTTATtaagatacatttaaacatttttttatttattaatcacCGTCGCAATTTATGACAAACTAGGTACATTTCAAGATAGCATATATCCTTCGCAAATGTCCAAAATAAGTTTCCTTATGAACGTTTCGTCTATTGACTGAAACATAACCAAAGAATCACATTGTATTTGTGAATTCGCTGGTAACCATTAATGTTATTCACATTACAAAACATGCTTTGCATGTACAAATATGCTAACCACGAATTCACAAAGACAGCATTTGTATTAACACATGTATCCATTCTAAAAAACTGTGCTTAATAAAGTGATTGAATTTTCATACCACTTAAACCATAACATTGTCCAATAATTTCCTTGTATTCAAATTAAATGATAAGTGAATGTGAGCAATGAAAGCGGACATTTTCTTGATTAGTCACCTCACTTATTTTCCGCCTTCAGTGTAAAATCACACTTAAACGTTAAGACGGTCTTCAAGTTTCATGACATTATTCAAAagtagtttgtttgttttttatttgtataaaggaacatatatatattaaatggtGAATTGCCTGTTCATACATGTACGTCATTCAAACgtacaataaaataaatgtcgGAACAAAATTAATGTCTATGTCGATATACTCTATACTTATATGCACCTGGATACTTAAACCCATGCCGTTTTTGATATTATTTCGACAATGTTAGACAACAATAAATAGGATCAGTGTTTTTGCCAGTTTTTCGTACAAAACATCGGAGCGAGCGAgcgcaataaaaataaatatatttattacatgttccATGTAGGCGACCAAAACgtctaaaatgaaaacaatattgcatCAATAGTTATTGAATATTTCTGCTTAACACATTCAAAGCTAAAAATTTTGCCCAAAAATTGCTCCTTATACATTCTGGTTCTGTTTGTACTTAAGTCTATGGTTACAATGGTGATCTAGAGCTACGATGGTCTAATATGACATAAGACCAATTATCGCACGACGCGTGTCCACTATTACAGCATGCATCTGTATACACATGTGTCCGCTAATTTCACATCACTCGAACATAATTCTATTCGTTCTAAGCACAAACAAGCGCATGCATGATATAATATTTTGTGCTGTTAACATTTGtgtcgtatttttttttaaacggtaagTACATAGCTGGACGTAACATTGCCAGAATTAAAATGAACAACACTTTTACCATCCCCCATCTTAATTAATCCCGAACTATTCATCAAAAATAGAAATAATACAAAGCTTTAATTTCACATAATTC containing:
- the LOC127842315 gene encoding toll-like receptor 4 translates to MFKCILITFLVNQITLIKTEWLPNRNPAKLSDGAAYIGSRRSSGMKWTVVEKSLQVLGPTSPVVCNTCNCTKDHKEYLYVDCSYLSLENAFQTVSQNTFWLDYSYNYISEVKYGNFRGLNILQYLNLQYNSIECLDSDTFEDLTDLMELHLDHNHMFVLQIHIPIGTFDSLKNLRVLTVHANVQKNSDSKLIGRTFRNLINLNFLAIDGFRKIKFDENFLNTNVSTLVLAGKPPWGCDIDVIEDDTFSGLPKLQTLSLRKCNLSSLSPVALSQLKSLENLDISSNIRLGMTQLLGPIAKALINSTVKILNINEITDPFESVNKLDNNNLLYINQVNLTELYMDSNCIDLIDYHNPLFSKSYTLKVLSLRQNMLFNAFFLDKLILTNPSIEELDCGNQFQVWNENRVAAERARRETNAAFNLSVISMKTFIFTGLKSSLSISVFGDTQNVLEYIDISSNQIQILDDDDLHSLFNLTFLNVSDNLIENVSLTAFRDTISLKYLDMKYNRLGYALGTEEAMDIFLPLKNLETLNISKNMIYNLKESLLTQCASMRVIDISKNYLDNFDLNLHNLRNLTFLNLKNNRIQTLSYTVRSYLSNIVSNHELVVDLENNKLTCDCDNIEFLKWLLTTKCFFHRKTIL